In Salarias fasciatus chromosome 4, fSalaFa1.1, whole genome shotgun sequence, the DNA window CTGTCcgttctctgcagcaggttcaGAAAGTGGTCCAACAGTCCAGCTGCGTGGTTCTCAGTGTTTTCACCACTGgagtgaaaatgtttgtttccagacatcattttaaacatgttcagtaaacttttctgaaaggaaaatacGAATACGATCCCTCTTAAGCTGAAACATCGTCACGTTGTAGTATTAATGCTTTGGAGCGCTGAATTTCTGCAGAATCTGGCAGCAGCTCGTTAGCTCATTTAATCATCTTGGTATGAAGCTCCTCTGTGTCACAGAGCTCGTTTCCACTATCAGTTGAAGAGTAACTGTTGGATCCAGGAAGCTGGACTGACACTCGTTTGTTGCGTCGCAGTCACAAGTCACTTCTTCCTTTGtcttccttccctctctcctcatCCTGTTGCTAGGCTAACAGCCACCCATTGGGACTGCTCTCTAAAAATATAGTGTCCCTGACACACTTTCCCGGCGATCTGTCTTCCCAGATTCACCACGTCAAACatctctccgtgtgtgtgtgtgtgtgtgtgtgtgtgtgtgtgaatgaagtgTTGATATTCCGACTGTACGTGGGTGAACGGGGCTCGAACGGAGCACTCAGCCCCAGAGTGGATGATTTCATGCTCTGTCCCCGATGATCTGCGTCAAGACGCCGAGCCGCCCTGCTTCTCACTGCAAGGGCAAAGATTAAGAGTCTAATATCAGTGGCGTTGGACGGGGAGCGGCGCAGGATTAGCACGCCGCGCACGCCGCATGAATCAGGGCTCCGGCGTGACGCTGCACGTCAGCAGCAACACTCTCAACTGACGCTTtgtcctgttttcctctctttcctgtCCGTGACCCCGCGACCCCGACCGGTCCAGGCCTGAGCAACATCATCGGGATCATCGTGTACATATCAGCCAACGCGGGGGACCCTTCCAAAAGCGACTCCAAGAAGAACAGCTACTCCTACGGCTGGTCCTTCTACTTCGGCGCGCTCTCCTTCATCATGGCCGAGATGGTGGGCGTGCTGGCCGTGCACATGTTCATCGACCGCCACCGGCAGCTGCGGATAGGCGCGCGCGCGGCCGACTACCTCCAGGGCTCGGCCATCACGCGGATCCCCAGCTACCGCTACCGCTACCGGCGCCGCTCgcgctcctcctcccgctccacGGACCCGTCGCACTCCCGCGACGCCTCGCCGGTGGGGCTCAAGGGCTTCAGCGCGCTGCCGTCCACGGAAATCTCCATGTACACGCTGCCCAGGGACACCCTCAAGTCCTCCGGCACGCCCACCGCCACCTACAACTCGGAGAGGGACCACAACTTCCTGCAAGTCCACAACTGCATCCAGAAGGACCTGAAAGACTCGAGCCACACCAACACAGCCAACCGCCGCACCACGCCGGTATGAGGGcgtccacgccggccgcggcgGGCCCGGCggacaccaggagacacggGGACCCCTGTGGGCGCGGAGCCGGaaccggagccggagccggaacCGGGGCCGGAACGCCCCAGGAGAAGACGCAGTTCCATGTTTATAGACATTTGTTCTTTCTGTTCAGCTGCATgacttttccatttccattgtTGAGAGATTCAACAAGTCTGCTGTGTTCCCGGAgtgaagggtggaggagtgagacggggggggtccgggggggtccggggggggtccgggggggtcTGGTCTTCCCAAGCGATGGGCAGCGCTGTGGGGTTTTTCTATGAGGTCGGAGGCGGGTGGGTTCCTTGCCCCTGGGTTTGACAGCAGGTCAAACCCCCCCTCAGCCCGCCCACCGCTCACagacatctttttttatttacagacTCATTTCTGCCATGTTTTGCATTAAAACTGTGAATTGTTACAGCTTGGGATTCAGTAAGAATTACCCCAACCTGTAATCTCTAAACAAAGGTActctaatatatatatatatatatatctatatatgtatctatatatatagatatatatagttatatgtatatatatagatatatatcttttataaataaattattacgTTAATAATCAAGAGATAACCAACTTTACCGAagcaaaaaatgacaaaaaacacaaaaaaacgtGAACTAAACCAAGTGCTGTTGGCAACACGAGAAAAGACTCTTTTAGTATCTGTTTTCAATGGAAGGTCGAgagcaagatggcggcggcggcggcggcagtgtCCGGCGCCACCAGGCGGCAGGACAGAGGTGGTTAACAGTAGAATAATATCTATTCTTTTAATAGAACCTTCTCGTCTTTTTCTCAGTCCCTGTTgacgttcctttttttttggtgggggtcGTAACcggagagcagaaaaaaaacccttcaacggaaAGAGCCAAGAGAcacaattattaaaaaagaaaaatacatttaaagacaaaaaagggGGTGTGTccgattttttttctctcaacacgactcctgcaaaataaaaaggaagga includes these proteins:
- the cacng2a gene encoding calcium channel, voltage-dependent, gamma subunit 2a, coding for MECGNMGLFDRGVQMLLTTVGAFAAFSLMTIAVGTDYWLYSRGVCKTKSMSENETSKKNEEVMTHSGLWRTCCLEGNFKGMCKQIDHFPEETDYEADPSEYFLRAVRASSIFPILSVILLFMGGLCIAASEFYKSRHNIILSAGIFFVSAGLSNIIGIIVYISANAGDPSKSDSKKNSYSYGWSFYFGALSFIMAEMVGVLAVHMFIDRHRQLRIGARAADYLQGSAITRIPSYRYRYRRRSRSSSRSTDPSHSRDASPVGLKGFSALPSTEISMYTLPRDTLKSSGTPTATYNSERDHNFLQVHNCIQKDLKDSSHTNTANRRTTPV